The following proteins are co-located in the Deinococcus metallilatus genome:
- a CDS encoding M3 family oligoendopeptidase has protein sequence MTTTQARELPRWRTDDLYAGLDDPRLTADLAALREEVAALEASFDEVGVRKGGSAATPATLARVLDGLNGLLGRLTSLRGFISSFVSTDSRNALAQQKMGELTTLTLPLGPLRSRLTAWLGEQDVEALLAASGVARDHEHLIRRSVQRAKHQMTPEEEDLAARLRPSGAGGWAKLHGNVSSQLTGEYRGQKLPVTALRALATDPDESVRREAFEAELKVWQDAEVALAAALNGVKGEEGTLAARRGFPDAVAPSLLTHGIDRETLEAMQGAVERSLPDFRRYFAAKARALGKEKLDWWDLFAPLGRSETEWTYEAGTRFVEEQFRSYSDKLGDFAARAFRESWIDAGPRNGKRGGAFCMGWKGDQSRVLMNHNPSLDSVSTLAHELGHGYHNLLKAPRTPLQRETPMTLAETASIFCETIIQNAALEQATGEERLYVLETQLLGHAQVVVDIHSRFLFERAVFEKREGRDLTPQEFCDLMTWAQRETYGDALATTHPYMWAVKPHYYSLSFYNYPYTFGLLFGLGLYAQYQQAKAEGREADFQARYDDLLSATGLADARTLAARFGIDLHAPDFWEGSLDVIRGQIAAYVEATGG, from the coding sequence ATGACCACAACCCAGGCCCGAGAACTGCCCCGCTGGCGGACTGACGACCTGTACGCCGGACTGGACGACCCCCGTCTGACCGCCGACCTCGCCGCGTTGCGGGAGGAGGTGGCGGCTCTGGAGGCGAGCTTCGACGAGGTCGGGGTCCGCAAGGGCGGCAGCGCGGCCACGCCCGCAACGTTGGCGCGTGTGCTGGATGGCCTGAATGGCCTCCTGGGACGCCTGACCTCGCTGCGCGGCTTCATCTCCTCCTTCGTCTCGACCGACAGCCGCAATGCCCTGGCCCAGCAGAAGATGGGCGAACTCACCACGCTGACGCTGCCGCTGGGGCCGCTGCGCTCGCGCCTGACCGCCTGGCTGGGCGAGCAGGATGTGGAGGCGCTCCTGGCCGCCTCTGGCGTGGCCCGCGACCACGAACACCTGATCCGCCGCAGCGTGCAGCGGGCCAAGCACCAGATGACCCCCGAGGAGGAAGACCTCGCCGCCCGGTTGCGACCCAGTGGGGCGGGCGGCTGGGCCAAGCTGCACGGCAACGTCTCCAGCCAGCTCACGGGCGAGTACCGGGGCCAGAAGCTCCCGGTGACTGCCCTGCGCGCCCTCGCCACCGACCCCGACGAGAGCGTGCGCCGCGAGGCTTTTGAAGCCGAACTGAAAGTCTGGCAGGACGCCGAGGTCGCGCTGGCCGCCGCGCTGAACGGCGTGAAGGGCGAGGAAGGCACGCTGGCCGCCCGCCGGGGCTTCCCCGACGCGGTGGCCCCCAGCCTCCTCACGCACGGGATCGACCGCGAGACGCTGGAGGCGATGCAGGGGGCGGTCGAACGCAGTCTGCCCGACTTCCGCCGCTACTTCGCGGCGAAGGCCCGCGCGCTGGGCAAGGAGAAGCTGGACTGGTGGGACCTCTTCGCGCCGCTGGGGCGCAGCGAGACGGAATGGACCTACGAGGCCGGGACGCGCTTCGTGGAGGAGCAGTTCCGCAGTTACTCCGACAAGCTGGGCGACTTTGCCGCCCGCGCCTTCCGCGAGAGCTGGATCGACGCCGGGCCGCGTAATGGCAAGCGGGGCGGAGCTTTCTGCATGGGCTGGAAGGGCGACCAGAGCCGCGTCCTGATGAACCACAACCCCAGCCTCGACAGCGTGTCCACCCTCGCGCACGAGCTGGGGCACGGCTACCACAACCTCCTCAAGGCGCCGCGCACGCCCCTGCAACGCGAGACGCCCATGACCCTCGCGGAGACGGCCAGCATCTTCTGCGAGACGATCATCCAGAACGCCGCGCTGGAGCAGGCGACCGGCGAGGAGCGGCTGTACGTCCTCGAAACGCAATTGCTGGGGCACGCGCAGGTCGTGGTGGACATCCACTCGCGCTTCCTGTTCGAGCGGGCCGTCTTCGAGAAGCGCGAGGGGCGCGACCTCACGCCGCAGGAGTTCTGCGACCTGATGACCTGGGCGCAGCGCGAGACGTATGGGGACGCCCTCGCCACCACCCACCCCTACATGTGGGCCGTCAAGCCGCACTACTACAGCCTCAGCTTCTACAACTACCCCTATACCTTCGGCCTGCTGTTCGGCCTCGGCCTCTACGCCCAGTACCAGCAGGCGAAGGCCGAAGGCCGGGAAGCCGACTTCCAGGCCCGGTACGACGACCTCCTGTCCGCTACAGGCCTCGCGGATGCCCGCACCCTCGCCGCCCGCTTCGGCATCGACCTGCACGCGCCGGACTTCTGGGAGGGGAGCCTGGACGTGATCCGGGGGCAGATCGCGGCGTATGTGGAGGCGACCGGGGGCTGA
- a CDS encoding phosphate signaling complex PhoU family protein — translation MTDGQASMRHLTARFLRMLSLTLEELDAVRDASGRAEYAGLAARVGALERETDVLEREIEDACLAAFAGPLTPDELAFHLMIFRSLTNLERVGDYAFGVARDLELLAPRTRSATLQDVLPLVNLLVGMLERLAYAFAERDVQAAREVMRLDEEQVDALYEQMLRASLTRLHERPDDTEVALAAHRMARSLERLGDHLVNVAERLEALVMGLPAGGQR, via the coding sequence ATGACCGACGGCCAGGCCAGTATGCGGCACCTGACGGCGCGGTTCCTGCGGATGCTCAGCCTGACGCTGGAGGAACTCGACGCCGTGCGGGACGCTTCGGGGCGCGCGGAATACGCCGGGCTGGCGGCCCGCGTGGGGGCCCTGGAACGCGAGACGGACGTCCTGGAACGCGAGATCGAGGACGCCTGCCTCGCCGCCTTCGCGGGACCGCTCACGCCCGACGAGCTGGCCTTTCACCTGATGATCTTCCGCAGCCTGACCAATCTGGAACGGGTGGGTGATTACGCCTTTGGGGTGGCGCGCGATCTGGAACTGCTCGCCCCGCGCACGCGCAGCGCCACCCTCCAGGACGTGCTGCCGCTGGTAAATCTGCTGGTGGGGATGCTCGAACGCCTGGCCTATGCCTTTGCCGAGCGTGACGTGCAGGCCGCCCGCGAGGTGATGCGCCTCGACGAGGAACAGGTGGACGCCCTTTACGAGCAGATGCTGCGCGCCAGCCTGACGAGGCTGCACGAGCGCCCCGACGACACGGAAGTCGCCCTCGCCGCGCACCGTATGGCCCGCAGCCTGGAACGTCTGGGCGACCATCTGGTGAACGTGGCGGAGCGGCTGGAGGCACTGGTGATGGGGCTGCCTGCAGGTGGCCAGCGGTAG
- the pstB gene encoding phosphate ABC transporter ATP-binding protein PstB — protein sequence MTPLLSASDVNIFYGEKQAVRGVNLDVRRGSVNALIGPSGCGKTTFLRAINRMHDLTPGARVTGRITLDGEDVYGPGVDPVTMRRRVGMVFQKPNPFPTMSVFDNVVSGLKLAGVRDRKQLMDVAERSLRGAALWDEVKDRLKSPATGLSGGQQQRLCIARALAVEPEILLMDEPTSALDPASTARIEDLMAELKKVTTIIIVTHNMHQAARVSDTTSFFLNGELVEHGVTDQIFTSPRDERTEAYVTGRFG from the coding sequence ATGACCCCCCTCCTCAGCGCAAGTGACGTGAACATCTTTTACGGCGAGAAGCAGGCCGTGCGCGGCGTGAATCTGGACGTGCGGCGCGGCAGCGTGAATGCCCTGATCGGGCCGAGCGGCTGCGGCAAGACCACCTTTCTGCGGGCGATCAACCGGATGCACGACCTGACGCCGGGGGCGCGCGTGACCGGCAGGATCACGCTCGACGGCGAGGACGTGTACGGCCCCGGTGTGGACCCGGTGACCATGCGCCGCCGCGTCGGCATGGTCTTCCAGAAGCCCAACCCCTTTCCCACCATGAGCGTCTTCGACAACGTGGTGAGCGGCCTGAAGCTGGCGGGTGTGCGCGACCGGAAGCAATTGATGGACGTGGCGGAACGTTCCCTGCGCGGCGCGGCCCTCTGGGACGAGGTGAAAGACCGCCTGAAGTCGCCCGCGACCGGCCTCTCCGGGGGGCAGCAGCAGCGCCTGTGTATCGCCCGCGCCCTGGCCGTCGAACCGGAAATCCTGCTGATGGACGAGCCGACCAGTGCGCTGGACCCCGCCAGCACCGCCCGAATCGAGGACCTGATGGCCGAGCTGAAAAAGGTCACGACCATCATCATCGTGACGCACAACATGCACCAGGCGGCGCGGGTGAGCGACACGACCTCCTTCTTCCTGAACGGCGAACTGGTGGAACACGGCGTGACCGATCAGATCTTCACCAGCCCGCGCGACGAGCGGACCGAAGCCTACGTGACGGGACGCTTCGGGTAA
- the pstA gene encoding phosphate ABC transporter permease PstA — MMRAAAVPSTRPRARLSPARRLKNLLMGALILLATLLVVAPLILIFVYLLREGLGALNLDFFTRTPAPEGEAGGGLLNAITGSLEMLAMASVIGVLVGVAGGIFLAEYPRHPLMPTVRMLSDVLAGIPAIVMGLVAYGLIVLKFGFSGLAGALALGFLMIPIVVRTTEEVLKLVPLSVREAGLSLGLPRWVVILRIVLPAAAGGIVTGVMLALARVAGEAAPLLFTAFGNSGVNFDPTKPMSALPLEIYRGATSAYDENQRLAKAGALLLITLIFVTSLLARRVSRRK; from the coding sequence ATGATGCGCGCCGCTGCCGTTCCCTCCACCCGTCCCCGCGCCCGCCTCAGCCCCGCCCGGCGCCTGAAGAACCTGCTGATGGGCGCGCTGATCCTGCTCGCCACCCTCCTGGTCGTCGCGCCGCTGATCCTGATCTTCGTGTACCTGCTGCGCGAGGGGCTGGGCGCGCTGAATCTGGACTTCTTCACGCGGACGCCCGCGCCAGAAGGCGAGGCGGGGGGCGGCCTGCTGAACGCCATCACCGGCAGCCTGGAAATGCTGGCGATGGCGAGCGTGATCGGCGTGCTGGTCGGCGTGGCGGGCGGCATCTTCCTGGCCGAGTATCCGCGCCATCCGCTGATGCCGACCGTTCGGATGCTCAGCGACGTGCTGGCCGGGATTCCTGCCATCGTGATGGGGCTGGTCGCCTACGGCCTGATCGTGCTGAAGTTCGGCTTTTCCGGCCTGGCCGGGGCGCTGGCCCTCGGGTTCCTGATGATTCCGATTGTCGTCCGCACCACCGAGGAGGTGCTGAAGCTGGTGCCGCTCAGCGTGCGCGAGGCGGGGTTGAGCCTGGGATTACCGCGCTGGGTGGTCATCCTGCGGATTGTGCTGCCTGCCGCCGCCGGGGGCATTGTGACCGGCGTAATGCTGGCCCTGGCCCGCGTCGCCGGGGAAGCCGCGCCGCTGCTGTTCACCGCCTTCGGCAACAGCGGCGTGAACTTCGACCCGACCAAACCCATGAGCGCCCTGCCGCTGGAAATCTACCGGGGCGCCACCAGCGCCTACGACGAGAACCAGCGGCTGGCGAAAGCCGGGGCGCTGCTGCTGATTACGCTGATTTTTGTGACGAGCCTGCTGGCGCGGCGGGTGAGCCGCCGGAAGTGA
- the pstC gene encoding phosphate ABC transporter permease subunit PstC, translating to MSEPARRPPARAALSSGSDRVFQILILGLASVIVLVFVLSVYQLGREAWPALRTFGWHFFTGRTWNPVGGTFGAASMIAGTLVTSLAALVISVPLAVASALFVAEYAPKWLANPVGYLIELLAAVPSVVYGLWALFVIAPVLGRWQTAYFLDPTNLPTITRCNNLWAEGQTSLQCFFVPTGAGGRGLALAVIILTVMILPYTASVARDVIRLVPQDQREAMYALGATKWEVISRAVLPYARAGILGGVILALGRALGETLAVAMVIGDSQEMIRSLWGNASTLASVIANQFGDAQEALHRSSVVALGLSLFVLSVAVNFAARWIIARLTPKGIQ from the coding sequence ATGAGTGAACCTGCCCGCCGTCCGCCCGCCCGCGCCGCTCTCTCCAGCGGGAGCGACCGCGTCTTTCAAATCCTGATCCTGGGGCTCGCCTCGGTGATCGTGCTGGTGTTCGTGCTGAGCGTGTACCAACTGGGCCGCGAAGCGTGGCCCGCGCTGCGAACCTTCGGTTGGCACTTCTTCACCGGGCGCACCTGGAACCCGGTGGGAGGCACCTTCGGCGCGGCCAGCATGATCGCCGGGACCCTGGTGACCAGCCTCGCCGCGCTCGTGATCAGCGTGCCGCTGGCGGTCGCCAGTGCGCTGTTCGTGGCCGAGTACGCGCCGAAGTGGCTGGCGAATCCGGTCGGATACCTGATCGAGTTGCTGGCCGCCGTGCCCAGCGTGGTCTATGGCCTGTGGGCGCTCTTTGTGATCGCGCCGGTGCTGGGGCGCTGGCAGACGGCCTACTTTCTGGACCCCACGAACCTGCCGACCATCACCCGCTGCAACAATCTCTGGGCAGAGGGACAGACCAGCCTCCAGTGCTTCTTCGTGCCGACGGGGGCGGGGGGGCGGGGACTGGCGCTCGCCGTCATCATCCTGACGGTGATGATCCTGCCGTACACGGCCTCGGTCGCGCGGGACGTGATCCGCCTGGTGCCGCAGGATCAGCGCGAGGCGATGTACGCGCTGGGGGCCACGAAATGGGAGGTGATCTCCCGCGCGGTCCTGCCCTATGCCCGCGCCGGGATTCTGGGCGGCGTGATTCTGGCACTGGGCCGCGCGCTGGGGGAGACGCTGGCGGTGGCGATGGTGATCGGGGACAGCCAGGAGATGATCAGGAGCCTGTGGGGCAACGCCAGCACGCTGGCCTCGGTGATCGCCAACCAGTTCGGGGACGCGCAGGAGGCGCTGCACCGTTCGAGCGTGGTCGCTCTGGGCCTGAGCCTCTTTGTCCTGAGCGTGGCCGTGAACTTCGCCGCCCGGTGGATCATCGCGCGCCTGACGCCGAAGGGGATTCAATGA
- the pstS gene encoding phosphate ABC transporter substrate-binding protein PstS, producing MKKLFLLGLMITGTAAAQTNLTGAGASFPYPLYSKMFAEYKKASGVDVNYQSVGSGAGQKQIVERTVDFAGSDNPMSDEAMQAAPGKLLHIPTAIGAVVPAYNLPGVSAPLKFTGKVLADIYLGKITTWNDKAIAALNPGVTIPPLRITVARRSDGSGTTYVFSDYLSKVSSEWKNKVGVGNSLQWPVGTGAKGNDGVAGIVKSTPGALGYVELVYARQNKLTYGSVQNHAGKFVLADNGPAAAAAQGVVIPADTRVSLTNSANADAYPIASFTYVIFYQDQKYGSRTEAQAKALKNLLTWMVTTGQGYNEALDYAKLPANVANKARGIINSMTYGGKKI from the coding sequence ATGAAGAAGCTCTTCCTGCTGGGCCTGATGATCACTGGCACCGCCGCCGCACAGACCAACCTGACCGGGGCGGGCGCGAGCTTTCCCTACCCCCTCTACAGCAAGATGTTTGCCGAGTACAAGAAGGCGAGCGGCGTGGACGTGAATTATCAGAGCGTCGGCAGCGGCGCGGGGCAGAAGCAGATCGTCGAGCGCACCGTGGACTTCGCGGGCAGCGACAACCCCATGAGCGACGAGGCGATGCAGGCCGCACCCGGTAAATTGCTGCATATCCCCACCGCCATCGGTGCGGTCGTGCCCGCCTATAACCTCCCCGGCGTCTCGGCGCCCCTCAAGTTCACCGGCAAGGTGCTGGCCGACATCTACCTGGGCAAGATCACGACCTGGAACGACAAGGCGATTGCGGCCCTAAACCCCGGCGTGACCATTCCGCCCCTGCGCATCACGGTCGCGCGGCGCAGTGACGGGTCGGGGACCACCTACGTCTTCTCGGACTATCTGAGCAAGGTGTCCTCCGAGTGGAAGAACAAGGTGGGCGTGGGCAACAGCCTCCAGTGGCCAGTCGGCACGGGGGCGAAGGGGAATGATGGCGTGGCGGGCATCGTGAAAAGCACGCCCGGCGCCCTCGGGTACGTGGAACTGGTGTACGCCAGGCAGAACAAGCTGACCTACGGCAGCGTGCAGAACCACGCCGGGAAGTTCGTGCTGGCCGACAACGGCCCCGCCGCTGCCGCCGCGCAGGGGGTCGTGATTCCCGCCGACACCCGCGTGAGCCTCACCAACAGCGCGAACGCCGACGCTTACCCCATCGCCAGCTTCACCTACGTGATCTTCTATCAGGACCAGAAGTACGGCAGCCGCACCGAAGCGCAGGCGAAGGCCCTCAAGAACCTGCTGACCTGGATGGTCACCACCGGCCAGGGGTACAACGAGGCGCTGGACTACGCGAAGCTGCCCGCGAACGTCGCCAACAAAGCGAGGGGCATCATCAACTCGATGACCTACGGCGGGAAGAAGATTTAA
- a CDS encoding ABC transporter ATP-binding protein: MTRPDPLDAAKKSFDAHLTRRIFGYLKPYVWLAAASVVLALLLAVLSPLPTLVQKHAIDAFLSPFERNSTLDAAALYRGLTLTALGYMGLRVLQFVLNYASTLAIGYLGQNVLRDIRTDVFSKLQRLHLAYFDQNPVGRLITRVTSDVDAINQFITGGLITLITSSLLILVYATFMLRLNWHLALISFAVLPVLFLATNFFRARLRDAFRATRLQQAIVNSRLNENITGMLTVQLFGREARTALDFDHANRALLVANANSVRWFSLFQPTVSVLGQVAVALVLYFTARQILGTDVVGAGLAGAVTVGTLFAFVQWTQQLFQPIQDLADVFNNLQAAMASSERIFGVLDTEEEITDKPGAKKLENFQGRVDFERVWFAYDQTVTAQTPDSDDRWILRGIDLHIQPGESVALVGATGAGKTSVTALVSRFYDVQRGAVKVDGTDVRDLQQHDLRKHVGVVLQDVFLFAGTIESNLTLNNPDIPHERVVEACRYVGVHDFILSLPEGYQTEVRERGATLSTGQKQLLAFARALIQNPDILLVLDEATANVDTETELRIQHALEKVMQGRTSIIIAHRLSTIEHCDRIVVMRRGRIVEQGSHRELLEKGGYYARLHRLQYAQAEAAD; encoded by the coding sequence GTGACCCGTCCCGATCCCCTCGACGCCGCGAAGAAGAGCTTCGATGCCCACTTGACGCGGCGCATTTTCGGTTACCTGAAGCCCTACGTGTGGCTGGCGGCCGCCTCCGTCGTGCTGGCGCTGTTGCTGGCGGTGCTGTCGCCGCTGCCCACGCTGGTCCAGAAGCACGCGATTGACGCCTTCCTCTCACCGTTCGAGCGGAACTCGACGCTGGACGCCGCCGCCCTGTACCGGGGGCTGACGCTGACCGCACTGGGGTACATGGGACTCCGGGTGCTTCAGTTCGTCCTGAACTACGCTTCCACGCTCGCCATCGGGTATCTCGGGCAGAACGTGCTGCGCGACATCCGGACGGACGTGTTCAGCAAGCTCCAGCGGCTGCACCTGGCCTACTTCGACCAGAACCCGGTGGGCCGCCTGATCACCCGCGTGACCAGTGACGTGGACGCGATCAACCAGTTCATCACCGGCGGCCTGATCACCCTGATCACCAGCAGCCTGCTGATCCTGGTGTACGCGACCTTCATGCTGCGGCTGAACTGGCATCTGGCGCTGATCAGCTTCGCGGTGCTGCCGGTGCTGTTCCTGGCGACCAATTTCTTCCGGGCAAGGCTGCGCGACGCCTTCCGCGCCACCCGCTTGCAGCAGGCCATCGTGAACAGCCGCCTGAACGAGAACATCACCGGGATGCTGACGGTGCAGCTGTTCGGGCGCGAGGCCCGCACCGCGCTGGACTTCGACCACGCCAACCGCGCGCTGCTGGTCGCCAACGCGAACTCGGTCCGGTGGTTCTCGCTGTTCCAGCCGACCGTCTCCGTTCTGGGGCAGGTGGCCGTGGCGCTGGTGCTGTACTTCACTGCCCGGCAGATTCTGGGCACGGACGTGGTGGGAGCCGGACTGGCCGGAGCCGTTACCGTCGGCACGCTCTTCGCCTTCGTGCAGTGGACGCAGCAGCTTTTCCAGCCCATTCAGGACCTCGCGGACGTGTTCAACAACCTTCAGGCGGCGATGGCGAGCAGCGAGCGCATCTTCGGCGTGCTGGACACCGAAGAGGAGATCACTGACAAGCCCGGCGCGAAGAAGCTGGAGAACTTCCAGGGCCGGGTGGATTTCGAGCGCGTGTGGTTCGCCTACGACCAGACGGTGACGGCCCAGACGCCCGACAGCGACGACCGCTGGATTCTGCGCGGCATCGACCTGCATATCCAGCCCGGCGAGAGCGTGGCCCTGGTCGGCGCGACCGGCGCGGGCAAGACCAGTGTGACGGCCCTGGTTAGCCGCTTCTACGACGTGCAGCGCGGGGCGGTGAAGGTGGACGGGACCGACGTGCGTGACCTTCAGCAGCACGACCTCAGAAAGCACGTCGGCGTCGTCTTGCAGGACGTGTTCCTCTTTGCCGGGACCATCGAGAGCAACCTCACGCTGAACAACCCCGACATTCCCCACGAGCGGGTGGTGGAGGCGTGCCGGTACGTGGGCGTTCACGACTTCATCCTGTCGCTGCCCGAGGGCTACCAGACCGAGGTGCGCGAGCGCGGCGCCACCCTCAGCACCGGCCAGAAGCAACTGCTGGCCTTCGCCCGCGCCCTGATCCAGAACCCAGACATCCTGCTGGTGCTGGACGAGGCGACCGCCAACGTGGACACCGAGACGGAACTCCGCATCCAGCACGCGCTGGAAAAGGTGATGCAGGGCCGCACCAGCATCATCATCGCGCACCGTCTCAGCACCATCGAACACTGCGACCGCATCGTGGTGATGCGCCGGGGCCGGATCGTGGAACAGGGCAGCCACCGCGAACTGCTGGAGAAGGGCGGGTACTACGCGCGTCTGCACCGGCTCCAGTACGCGCAGGCGGAAGCGGCGGACTGA
- a CDS encoding ABC transporter ATP-binding protein produces the protein MDSFRTFWPYLRLHGRQYLIGIVAVVIANSVNLLPYYFIRLTIDGLTRATDGNPATPGVTLAQVGLYALGILLAAVTAGALMLVMRRQIVIASRQTEYEIRRDIYANLQTLDKTFYDRSRTGDIMNRLTGDLSAVREMLGFGAWQIVNIVSGFATSFAVLFGLSWQLTLIVIAVLPVIVGLLYYLARLINQRHTRVQEQNSLIAAKAQENFSGARVVKGYAIEDREIADYRAMNLELLRRNIALTKVDGPLRAFTTLLIGLTFGVILLVGGRLILFPQGGGGFTVGKFVQFVGTLDRLAWPMMMIGWITGVTQRGLASWRRLRELLDARPQVHDEPGRTDPSIRTLRGEVDFQDVTLRYGDRTVLDHVNLHVPAGTFLGVTGPTGSGKTVLAQLITRSMDPTSGVVRIDGQDVRQIPLRVLRENISVVPQEPFLFSDTIANNIAFGLEGQDLPAIPTGVSVVSTPAPPDLPPQPDMERVRGAARLAGLAGDVENFPQGYDTVLGERGVTLSGGQRQRTAIARAIVREPRILILDDSLSAVDTETERRILDGLREVAQGRTVILIAHRVSTLRHADQIVVLDEGRVIEQGTHDELLAAGGHYAELERLQRLASDLDAEDEGVRDAEAAADDLERALPQEAVK, from the coding sequence TTGGACAGTTTCCGGACCTTCTGGCCTTACCTGCGGCTGCACGGGCGGCAGTACCTCATCGGCATCGTCGCCGTGGTGATCGCCAACAGCGTGAACCTGCTGCCGTACTACTTTATTCGCCTGACGATTGATGGCCTGACGCGGGCCACCGACGGTAATCCCGCCACGCCGGGCGTGACGCTCGCGCAGGTGGGGCTGTACGCGCTGGGCATCCTGCTGGCGGCGGTCACGGCGGGTGCCCTGATGCTGGTGATGCGGCGCCAGATCGTGATCGCCTCCCGGCAGACCGAGTACGAGATCCGCCGCGACATCTACGCCAACCTCCAGACGCTCGACAAGACCTTTTATGACCGCTCGCGGACCGGCGACATCATGAACCGCCTGACCGGCGACCTGAGCGCCGTGCGCGAGATGCTGGGCTTCGGGGCCTGGCAGATCGTGAACATCGTGTCCGGCTTCGCGACCAGCTTCGCCGTGTTGTTCGGCCTGAGCTGGCAGCTCACCCTCATCGTGATCGCGGTGCTGCCGGTGATCGTGGGCCTGCTGTACTACCTGGCCCGGTTGATCAACCAGCGGCATACCCGGGTGCAGGAGCAGAACAGCCTGATCGCCGCCAAGGCGCAGGAGAATTTCAGCGGCGCGCGGGTGGTGAAGGGGTACGCCATCGAGGACCGCGAGATCGCGGACTACCGCGCGATGAACCTGGAACTGCTGCGCCGCAACATCGCGCTGACGAAGGTGGACGGGCCGCTGCGTGCCTTTACCACCCTGCTGATCGGCCTGACCTTCGGCGTGATCCTGCTGGTGGGCGGGCGGCTGATCCTGTTTCCGCAGGGGGGCGGCGGCTTCACGGTGGGGAAATTCGTGCAGTTCGTGGGGACGCTCGACCGCCTGGCCTGGCCGATGATGATGATCGGCTGGATCACCGGCGTCACCCAGCGCGGCCTGGCCTCGTGGCGACGGTTGCGGGAACTGCTGGACGCCCGCCCGCAGGTCCACGACGAGCCGGGCCGCACCGACCCTTCCATCCGCACGCTGCGCGGCGAGGTGGATTTCCAGGACGTGACCCTGCGCTACGGCGACCGCACGGTGCTGGACCACGTGAATCTGCACGTGCCCGCCGGAACCTTTCTGGGCGTGACCGGGCCGACCGGCAGCGGCAAGACCGTTCTCGCGCAACTGATCACCCGCAGCATGGACCCTACCAGCGGGGTCGTGCGCATCGACGGTCAGGACGTGCGGCAGATTCCCCTGCGCGTCCTGCGCGAGAACATCTCGGTCGTGCCGCAGGAACCCTTCCTGTTCAGCGACACGATTGCCAACAACATCGCCTTCGGGCTGGAGGGACAGGACCTCCCCGCCATCCCGACCGGGGTGAGCGTGGTGAGTACGCCCGCGCCGCCCGACCTGCCGCCGCAGCCCGATATGGAGCGCGTGCGGGGGGCCGCGCGGCTGGCCGGACTGGCGGGTGACGTGGAGAACTTTCCGCAGGGCTACGACACGGTGCTGGGCGAGCGCGGCGTGACCCTGTCGGGGGGGCAGCGGCAGCGGACGGCCATCGCCCGCGCCATCGTCCGCGAGCCGCGCATCCTGATTCTGGACGACAGCCTCTCGGCGGTGGACACCGAGACGGAGCGCCGCATTCTGGACGGGCTGCGCGAGGTGGCTCAGGGCCGGACGGTGATCCTGATCGCGCACCGCGTCAGCACCTTGCGCCACGCCGACCAGATCGTCGTGCTGGACGAGGGCCGCGTGATCGAGCAGGGTACCCACGACGAGCTGCTCGCGGCGGGCGGCCACTACGCCGAACTCGAACGCCTCCAGCGCCTCGCCTCTGACCTCGATGCCGAGGATGAGGGGGTCCGCGACGCGGAAGCTGCCGCCGATGATCTCGAACGTGCTCTGCCGCAGGAGGCCGTGAAGTGA